GAGATTTTAACCTCTTTCGCATACATAGAAAAAGCGTTACAGCAGACCTCGCAGCCTTATGGCCAAACAATCATCGATTGAGCAGGACGGTACCATCCTGGAAGCTTTGTCAAACGCCATGTTTCGTGTGGAACTGGAAAACGGGCACCAGGTAATTGCGCACATTTCCGGTAAAATGCGCATGCACTACATCAAGATTCTGCCTGGCGATAAGGTGAAGCTCGAAATGTCGCCCTACGATTTGTCGAAGGGCCGAATAGTTTACCGTTACAAATAAACCCCGGACATGAAAGTCAAAGCATCGGTTAAAAAGCGCAGCGCCGACTGCAAAGTGATCCGCCGTAAAGGGAAGCTTTACGTGATCAACAAGAAGAACCCCCGCTACAAGCAGCGTCAGGGTTAAGCAACACAAGCAATAGAAGAACATGGCACGTATTGCAGGGGTAGATATCCCGGACAAAAAGCGCGGCGAAATCGCCCTTACCTACATCTTTGGCATCGGTCGTTCGTCGGCTGCCGCTATCCTTACGAAAGCAGGTATTGACCTGAACAAGAAGGTAAGCGAGTGGACGGAAGCTGAGTCGGGTGAGATTCGTAGCATCATTGCTGCGGAGTACAAGACCGAAGGTGTGCTGCGCTCGGAAGTACAGCTCAACATCAAGCGTCTGATGGATATCGGTTGCTACC
The sequence above is drawn from the Hymenobacter sp. YIM 151858-1 genome and encodes:
- the rpsM gene encoding 30S ribosomal protein S13, with the translated sequence MARIAGVDIPDKKRGEIALTYIFGIGRSSAAAILTKAGIDLNKKVSEWTEAESGEIRSIIAAEYKTEGVLRSEVQLNIKRLMDIGCYRGLRHRKGLPVRGQRTKNNSRTRKGKRKTVAGKKKATK
- the infA gene encoding translation initiation factor IF-1, with the protein product MAKQSSIEQDGTILEALSNAMFRVELENGHQVIAHISGKMRMHYIKILPGDKVKLEMSPYDLSKGRIVYRYK
- the ykgO gene encoding type B 50S ribosomal protein L36 yields the protein MKVKASVKKRSADCKVIRRKGKLYVINKKNPRYKQRQG